In Cheilinus undulatus linkage group 16, ASM1832078v1, whole genome shotgun sequence, one DNA window encodes the following:
- the LOC121524425 gene encoding zinc finger protein 135-like: MSKVSGLRAFVNQRLSEAAEEIFGLYERTIEEYEEQLRRSKEENERQQKRLDALLSPQLYIQGAGDQQLSCTEQVPPEQQEWSPGLEQEVTEPPHIKEEQEELWSSQEGGREVYPVKFPFSLVSVKSEDDEEKPHFNQLHEMQTEELKAEADEGDCGGSQKARNLHPETENKIDDSSGAETDARRDTTEHQPDSGNFENTRSNIDKISHSSPGGVTSESEGRVIKHMGITQREKPFSCHQCGKQFLDKGHLTRHMSIHTDEKGFSCSYCGERFEQKMSMIKHMILHTGGKPYSCSECGVRFIHKSKLTRHMLIHTGEKPFSCSQCDKSFKNRSGLVTHMLVHTGEILFNCFVCNKGFKYKSSLNSHLLVHTGEKPFSCSECDKRFKKKSHLIAHRTVHSGEKPFSCSECGKRFGQKGTLTAHIKRHRSRETLQL, translated from the exons atgtctaaagtctCCGGTCTGAGAGCTTTTGTGAACCAGCGACTCTCCGAGGCTGCTGAGGAGATATTTGGACTGTATGAGAGAACAATAGAGGAGTACGAGGAGCAGCTCCGTCGATCCAAAGAGGAAAACGAGAGACAGCAGAAACGACTGGACGCTCTTTTGAGCCCCCAGCTTTACATACAAGGAGCAG gTGACCAGCAGCTGTCGTGTACAGAACAGGTTCCCCCTGAGCAGCAGGAGTGGAGCCCTGGCCTGGAGCAGGAGGTCACTGAGCCTccacacattaaagaggaacaggaggaactgtggagcagtcaggagggagggagagaggttTACCCTGTCAAGTTCCCTTTCTCTCTTGTCTCTGTCAagagtgaagatgatgaagagaaacctcaCTTCAACCAGCTTCATGAAATGCAAACTGAAGAGTTGAAAGCAGAAGCTGATGAAGGAGACTGTGGAGGATCACAAAAGGCGAGAAATTTACATCCAGAGACCGAAAATAAGATTGATGACTCCTCTGGAGCTGAGACCGATGCCAGAAGGGACACAACAGAACATCAGCCAGATTCAGGAAACTTTGAAAATACGAGatcaaatattgacaaaatttcaCATAGCTCTCCCGGGGGCGTTACATCCGAATCTGAAGGAAGAGTGATTAAACACATGGGAATTACCCAAAGGGAGAAACCGTTTAGCTGCCATCAGTGTGGTAAACAGTTTTTAGATAAAGGACACCTGACCAGACATATGTCAATTCACACTGACGAGAAAGGCTTCAGCTGCTCTTATTGTGGTGAAAgatttgaacaaaagatgagTATGATCAAACACATGATACTTCATACAGGAGGGAAACCTtacagctgctctgagtgtggtgtAAGATTTATTCACAAGTCCAAACTGACCAGACACATGTTgatccacacaggagagaaacccttcagctgctctcagtgtgataaaagctttaaaaataggTCTGGTCTTGTAACACATATGTtagttcacacaggagagatACTCTTTAACTGCTTTGTTTGTAATAAAGGTTTTAAATACAAGTCTTCTTTAAATTCACACTTGTtagttcacacaggagagaaaccttttagctgctctgagtgtgataAAAGATTCAAGAAGAAGTCTCATCTGATTGCACACAGGACAGTTcactcaggagagaaaccctttagttgctctgagtgtggtaaaagatttggTCAAAAGGGTACTCTGACGGCACACATCAAACGTCACAGAAgtagagaaacccttcagctctAG
- the LOC121523444 gene encoding oocyte zinc finger protein XlCOF6-like, whose protein sequence is MFEKFTSVLTAEYVKFNCVSMSKVETLKVFVNQRLSAAADEIFELFERTIAEYEEQLRRSKEENRHKQTRLDAVSNPQRHRADIQQLTVHQEEVLPEQQEWRPSLDQEGTEPPHIKEEEEELWSSQGGLEGGYSIKFPFAPVSVKSEDDEEKPQISQLHEIQTEEIETGSDGEDCEGAEHARNSEQESDLQPETEYKIEDSSEAETDVSDDWSEADKHQSGLDSSEDFDNTSSDIEKKSNSCSVCGKTFEHKHKLIKHMTIHRGEKPFSCSQCGKKFGHKGHFTRHMLIHSKEKLFSCPDCGKRFKRKSCLTRHMFLHTEEKPFSCSECGKTFKLKSNLTSHMLVHNGEKLFNCSECDKSFKQKSCLNRHMFLHTGEKPFSCSVCGVRFNQKGNLTSHMLVHTEEKSFSCTECDKRFNKKANLTSHLLVHAGEKPFSCSECDKKFQDKSYLTKHLAYHRGEKPLSCRLCGQRFSWHVQLRRHMFVCGQSSCGLLSFLINPAAVGELPPEQRDRSPGLDQPPHIKEEEEELRNCQKGLEELNTTKFPFTPVLVKSEDEEEKPQISQVHQTQTGEVEPGAGGEDCEGVEQARNSDTERHLHSETEDKDEDSSEAETDDSEDWRDTAEYQSGLDSLEKINDSRSNTDKRLHSCPECGGT, encoded by the exons atgtttgaaaaatttaCTAGTGTTTTAACTGCAGAATACGTTAAGTTTAATTGTGTGAGTATGTCTAAAGTGGAGACACTGAAAGTTTTTGTCAACCAGAGACTGTCCGCGGCAGCTGACGAGATTTTTGAGCTCTTTGAAAGAACAATAGCAGAATATGAGGAACAACTTCGTCGAtctaaagaggaaaacagacataaacaaacacGACTGGACGCCGTTTCTAACCCCCAGCGTCACAGAGCAg ATATCCAGCAGCTGACAGTGCATCAAGAAGAGGTTCTCCCTGAGCAGCAGGAGTGGAGGCCCAGTCTGGACCAGGAGGGCACTGAGCCTCCGCACattaaagaggaagaggaggaactTTGGAGCAGTCAGGGGGGATTGGAGGGGGGTTACTCTATCAAGTTCCCCTTTGCTCCTGTCTCTGTGAAAAGcgaagatgatgaagagaaacctcaAATCTCGCAGCTTCATGAAATACAAACTGAAGAGATTGAAACAGGATCTGATGGAGAGGATTGTGAAGGAGCGGAACATGCCAGAAACTCAGAACAAGAGAGTGATTTACAACCAGAGACTGAGTATAAGATTGAAGACTCCTCTGAAGCTGAGACAGATGTCAGTGATGATTGGAGCGAGGCAGACAAACACCAGTCAGGTTTAGATTCTTCAGAAGACTTTGACAATACGAGTTCAGATATTGAGAAGAAATCAaacagctgctctgtgtgtggtaaaacatttgaacataaacataaacTAATCAAACACATGACAATTCACAGAGGagaaaaacccttcagctgctcacAGTGCGGTAAAAAATTTGGACATAAAGGACATTTTACCCGACATATGTTGATTCACAGTAAAGAGAAACTCTTTAGCTGCCCCGACTGTGGTAAAAGGTTTAAACGAAAGTCTTGCCTGACCAGACACATGTTTCTTCACACAGAGGAGAAACCATTCAGCTGCTCAGAGTGTGGCAAAACATTTAAGCTAAAGTCAAACCTTACATCACACATGTTAgtgcataatggagagaaactCTTCAACTGCTCTGAGTGTGACAAAAGTTTTAAGCAAAAGTCTTGTCTAAACAGACACATGTTtcttcacacaggagagaaaccctttagctgctctgtgtgtggaGTAAGATTCAACCAAAAAGGAAATCTGACCTCACACATGCTTGTCCACACAGAAGAGAAATCCTTTAGCTGCACTGAGTGTGATAAAAGATTCAACAAGAAGGCTAATCTGACCTCACATTTGCTTGTTCAtgcaggagagaaaccctttagtTGTTCTGAGTGTGATAAAAAGTTTCAGGACAAGTCTTATCTTACTAAACATCTGGCTTATCACAGAGGGGAGAAACCCCTCAGCTGCAGGCTTTGTGGTCAACGATTTTCATGGCATGTGCAGTTAAGAAGACACATGTTTGTTTGTGGTCAGTCCTCCT gtggATTGTTGTCGTTTTTGAT AAATCCAGCAGCTGTTGGAGAGCTTCCACCTGAGCAGCGTGATAGGAGTCCAGGTCTGGACCAGCCTccacacattaaagaggaagaggaggaactGAGGAACTGTCAGAAAGGACTGGAGGAACTCAACACCACAAAGTTccccttcactcctgtccttgtgaagagtgaagatgaggaagagaaaCCACAAATCTCACAGGTTCATCAAACACAGACAGGAGAGGTGGAACCAGGAGCTGGTGGAGAGGACTGTGAAGGAGTAGAACAGGCCAGAAACTCAGATACAGAGAGGCATTTACATTCAGAGACTGAGGACAAGGATGAAGACTCATCTGAagctgagactgatgacagtgagGACTGGAGGGACACAGCAGAATATCAGTCTGGTTTAGACTCACTGGAAAAAATCAATGATAGCAGGTCAAACACTGACAAAAGATTGCATAGCTGTCCCGAGTGTG GTGGCACTTAA